The proteins below come from a single Chryseobacterium nepalense genomic window:
- a CDS encoding uracil-DNA glycosylase, with translation MTWTEILAPIKKTEYFTNLWEKVKQEYATTKVFPPKKQIFRALEITPFDEVEVVIIGQDPYHNDYQANGLCFSVSEQVAAPPSLKNIFIELKNDIGVERTSKELDDWGKQGVLLLNATLTVRAHAPNSHKDLGWEKFTDFIIKEISDKKQNVVFVLWGAFAQKKAELIDPAKHFILKSAHPSPFSVHRGFFGSKPFSKINEYLSSKGKKPISW, from the coding sequence ATGACCTGGACAGAAATATTAGCCCCGATAAAAAAAACCGAATATTTTACCAATCTTTGGGAGAAAGTAAAGCAGGAATATGCAACAACAAAAGTTTTTCCACCTAAAAAACAGATTTTCAGGGCATTGGAAATTACCCCTTTCGATGAAGTTGAGGTTGTAATTATTGGGCAGGATCCATATCATAATGATTATCAGGCGAATGGTCTTTGTTTTTCCGTTTCCGAGCAGGTTGCCGCGCCACCCTCCCTGAAGAATATTTTTATAGAGCTTAAAAATGATATCGGTGTGGAAAGAACTTCAAAAGAATTGGATGACTGGGGAAAACAGGGTGTTTTGCTGTTAAATGCAACGTTAACCGTACGTGCTCATGCTCCGAACTCTCATAAGGATCTTGGCTGGGAAAAGTTTACGGATTTTATTATCAAAGAAATTTCGGATAAGAAACAAAATGTAGTTTTTGTCTTATGGGGTGCTTTTGCACAGAAAAAAGCCGAACTTATTGATCCGGCCAAACATTTTATTTTAAAGTCTGCACACCCGTCGCCATTTTCTGTTCACAGAGGATTTTTCGGAAGCAAACCTTTTTCGAAAATTAATGAATATCTGAGTTCTAAGGGAAAGAAGCCTATTTCATGGTAG
- a CDS encoding DUF456 domain-containing protein, whose translation MDTALIDILCLILLFLGILGTFLPVLPGLLLSICGLLIYKFGTDSDLSMIYIWAFIILTIASVVLNYVIPAKTNQKYGGTRWGSIGSVIGTIVGIFLPIPLGFLVGMFAGVFIGELLHDSKDISKALKSTKGAFIGFIYGTGFSFVVGVAMFLVVVLNMLSII comes from the coding sequence ATGGATACAGCCTTAATTGATATTCTCTGCCTTATTCTTCTGTTTTTAGGAATTTTAGGAACTTTTTTACCAGTTTTACCGGGTCTGTTATTGAGCATCTGCGGACTTCTGATCTATAAATTCGGAACCGATTCGGATCTCAGCATGATATATATCTGGGCATTTATAATCCTTACCATTGCTTCAGTGGTACTTAATTATGTTATTCCGGCAAAGACCAATCAGAAATACGGCGGAACACGCTGGGGAAGTATTGGTTCGGTAATCGGCACCATCGTAGGAATATTTTTACCCATTCCTTTAGGATTTTTAGTAGGGATGTTTGCAGGTGTTTTTATAGGAGAACTTCTTCATGACAGTAAAGATATTAGCAAAGCTTTAAAATCAACCAAAGGAGCTTTTATAGGGTTTATTTACGGCACCGGATTCAGCTTCGTGGTGGGTGTGGCAATGTTTTTGGTGGTAGTATTAAATATGCTTTCCATTATTTAA
- a CDS encoding mechanosensitive ion channel family protein → MNDQLEETKDLIQGLSEPLYRYISRIAPSGLEFVFHIIVKILLLIAIFLVIDFIFKLIINSVFSIFRNKEKYPAINSIYESRITNSIAHLIALLIIGSIHESIFAGALTKTTTFIIRCVNLGLVMIFAGMLYRGLTAFRNYFVIKQDFYKIMALNAISETVKILGIFLFSVVGICVIFGIKGTTIVGSLGAITAVLVLVFRDTILGFVTGLHVATSKNLKVGDWVSIPKYNIEGNIAEINLLTTKINNFDRTFSTIPTYDLLTTEIKNMQVISETNARRIKKSIFFNINSFKFLSEEDIERLKSINLISDYLEQRSIELKKEKENMAHKEEIVNGRQLTNIGVFRYYAQKYIERIPELDKEGPIMVRQLNSTPQGLPLEIYAFTNDTEWVRFEEIQSDIFDHLLVASKEFDLEVMQVKV, encoded by the coding sequence ATGAACGACCAATTAGAAGAAACAAAGGATCTCATACAGGGATTAAGTGAGCCTCTTTACCGATACATCAGCCGCATTGCACCGTCCGGCCTGGAATTCGTATTTCATATTATTGTAAAGATTCTTTTATTGATCGCGATTTTTCTGGTTATTGACTTTATTTTTAAGCTTATAATCAACAGCGTTTTCAGTATCTTCAGAAATAAAGAAAAATATCCTGCTATAAATTCAATTTATGAATCAAGAATTACCAATTCAATTGCTCATTTAATTGCGCTTTTAATTATAGGAAGTATTCATGAATCTATATTCGCAGGTGCTTTAACCAAAACAACTACATTTATTATAAGATGTGTTAATTTAGGACTTGTAATGATCTTTGCCGGAATGCTGTATCGGGGACTGACTGCTTTCAGAAACTATTTCGTCATTAAACAGGATTTTTACAAAATCATGGCCCTGAATGCTATTTCGGAGACGGTGAAAATTTTGGGAATCTTTCTCTTCTCGGTTGTTGGGATCTGCGTAATTTTCGGGATTAAAGGAACAACTATTGTCGGCAGTCTGGGAGCAATTACGGCTGTTCTTGTTCTTGTATTCCGTGATACGATTCTGGGATTTGTTACCGGACTTCACGTGGCAACTTCTAAAAACCTCAAAGTGGGAGACTGGGTAAGTATTCCGAAGTATAATATTGAAGGAAATATTGCTGAAATCAACCTTCTGACAACAAAAATCAATAATTTCGACAGGACCTTTTCCACAATTCCTACGTATGATCTTCTCACTACAGAAATCAAAAACATGCAGGTGATTTCCGAGACCAATGCCCGAAGAATCAAGAAATCTATTTTTTTCAACATCAATTCATTTAAATTCCTTTCGGAAGAAGATATTGAGCGCCTGAAAAGCATTAATCTTATTTCTGATTATCTCGAGCAGAGATCAATTGAGCTGAAAAAAGAAAAAGAAAACATGGCGCATAAAGAAGAGATCGTGAACGGCAGGCAGCTTACCAATATTGGTGTTTTCAGGTATTATGCCCAAAAATATATAGAACGTATTCCGGAGCTCGATAAAGAGGGTCCTATCATGGTCCGTCAGCTGAACAGCACACCGCAGGGGCTTCCTCTTGAAATTTATGCGTTTACCAACGATACCGAGTGGGTGCGGTTTGAGGAAATACAGTCGGACATCTTTGATCATTTATTGGTTGCTTCAAAAGAATTTGATCTGGAGGTAATGCAGGTAAAAGTTTAA
- a CDS encoding pyridoxine 5'-phosphate synthase yields MTKLSVNINKIATIRNARGGETPSVTEAAVKIQEYGGQGITIHPRPDERHITRKDVYDLKPLVTTEFNIEGNPHRPFIDMVLEVKPEQVTLVPDADDAITSNAGWDTKKHLDFLTGIIAEFKNAGIRTSIFLDPNPELVEYAAKTGTDRIELYTEAYAKNYTANKELAIKPYYDTAVVAADFGLGLNAGHDLSLDNLKYFADNIPNLLEVSIGHALISEALYMGLENTVQAYLKRLAKW; encoded by the coding sequence ATGACAAAACTTAGTGTAAACATTAATAAAATTGCAACCATAAGAAATGCCAGAGGTGGTGAAACACCCAGTGTAACGGAAGCTGCAGTAAAGATTCAGGAATATGGAGGGCAGGGAATTACCATTCATCCGAGACCGGACGAAAGACATATTACCAGAAAAGATGTTTATGATCTTAAACCGCTTGTAACAACGGAATTCAATATCGAAGGAAATCCGCACAGACCTTTTATCGATATGGTCTTAGAAGTAAAACCGGAACAGGTAACTCTGGTTCCTGATGCTGATGATGCTATTACGTCAAATGCAGGATGGGATACCAAAAAGCATCTTGATTTTCTTACGGGGATTATTGCGGAGTTCAAGAATGCCGGAATTCGTACTTCAATTTTTTTAGATCCTAATCCGGAGCTGGTAGAATATGCCGCAAAAACAGGAACAGACAGAATCGAGTTGTACACAGAAGCATATGCGAAAAATTACACCGCTAATAAAGAACTGGCTATAAAGCCCTATTACGATACGGCAGTGGTAGCCGCAGATTTCGGACTTGGACTTAATGCAGGGCATGATTTGAGCCTTGATAATCTCAAATATTTTGCAGATAATATTCCTAATTTACTGGAAGTTTCTATCGGTCATGCTTTAATTTCTGAAGCATTGTACATGGGATTGGAAAATACGGTTCAGGCTTATCTGAAGAGACTTGCAAAATGGTAG
- a CDS encoding alpha/beta fold hydrolase, protein MEILNSKIFGENLSQTPLLVFHGLFGMLDNWGSFGKDMGEFLPVHLIDLRNHGRSFHSENMSHDDLAEDILRYIEYYRITKAHILGHSLGGKAVMQFAIKFPEKVESLIVVDISPKAYPPHHQGIIKALETVDFNTVSSRNDVEAVLSQYIPEKSTIQFLTKNLYWDDHKNLNWRFNLKTLSEKYNEFVSNAIKFGVFDGPALFIAGAKSNYILPQDHFVIRQQFPKADFVIIKNAGHWVQAENPVDFANFVKEFLHIN, encoded by the coding sequence ATGGAAATTTTAAATTCAAAAATATTCGGTGAAAACCTTTCGCAAACACCGCTTTTAGTATTTCACGGTTTGTTCGGAATGCTTGATAACTGGGGCTCTTTCGGCAAAGATATGGGAGAATTCCTTCCGGTACATCTTATTGATCTTCGTAATCACGGAAGAAGCTTCCATTCGGAAAACATGTCTCATGATGATCTGGCAGAAGATATTCTAAGATATATAGAATATTATAGAATTACTAAAGCCCATATCTTGGGACATTCACTGGGTGGAAAAGCAGTGATGCAATTTGCGATAAAATTCCCGGAAAAAGTGGAAAGCCTCATTGTAGTTGATATCTCACCAAAAGCATATCCGCCACACCATCAGGGAATTATTAAAGCATTGGAAACGGTTGATTTTAATACGGTTTCCTCAAGAAATGACGTAGAAGCAGTGCTCAGTCAATATATTCCTGAAAAATCTACCATTCAGTTCCTGACAAAAAATTTGTACTGGGACGATCATAAAAATCTGAACTGGAGATTTAACCTCAAAACTTTATCCGAAAAATATAATGAATTTGTATCCAATGCCATTAAATTCGGTGTTTTTGACGGGCCGGCTTTATTCATTGCCGGAGCTAAATCAAATTATATTCTTCCTCAGGACCACTTTGTGATCAGGCAGCAGTTTCCAAAAGCAGATTTTGTAATCATAAAAAATGCAGGACATTGGGTTCAGGCAGAAAATCCTGTTGATTTTGCTAATTTTGTTAAGGAATTTTTACATATTAATTAA
- a CDS encoding microviridin/marinostatin family tricyclic proteinase inhibitor: MEDKKTKKPFFASFLEKQIQDPETVKGGSGTITSALQDSITGALKDSVTSVTVDNVTKPGGDHVTLKYPSDGDEDATAL; this comes from the coding sequence ATGGAAGATAAAAAAACAAAAAAACCGTTCTTTGCTTCATTCTTAGAAAAGCAAATCCAGGACCCTGAAACAGTAAAAGGGGGTTCAGGAACAATTACATCTGCATTGCAGGATAGTATAACCGGAGCACTGAAAGACAGTGTTACATCAGTAACTGTTGATAACGTTACAAAACCGGGAGGTGATCATGTTACCCTGAAATATCCGTCAGACGGTGACGAAGATGCAACTGCACTTTAA
- a CDS encoding microviridin/marinostatin family tricyclic proteinase inhibitor: MKNKNSKKKPFFASFLEKQLQDPEKIKGGTDVTIATQDGPITTSKTADTVTKPIYDMAHTMKYPSDGDDDVPTV, translated from the coding sequence ATGAAAAACAAAAATTCAAAAAAGAAGCCTTTCTTTGCATCATTCCTTGAAAAACAACTTCAGGATCCTGAAAAAATCAAAGGAGGAACTGACGTTACGATTGCAACGCAGGACGGACCTATTACAACGTCTAAAACTGCAGATACCGTAACAAAGCCTATTTATGATATGGCTCATACTATGAAATATCCATCAGACGGTGACGATGATGTTCCAACTGTATAA
- a CDS encoding MvdC/MvdD family ATP grasp protein yields the protein MILCITHSRDFYNIDLFFEYLTSKNIPYFRLNSDKLNHAQKISISQNSFELTDESGNRLKSEDVKSVWHRKSWRIDTPEELDEEYKKIFIQEYSTLRYNLFTALERVPWINPLEIENKIDGNKMLQLNIAEKNGLIVPETLFSNDAEAITAFFYTYCSGKMVAKLHGVISKSMGGENFLSTHIIDEDSLENIADIEYCPMIFQPYIEKEYELRIVYLDGEFFTGKINNSENTDWRIAKGNYFWSDYALPENIKSGLTGMMKEMGLYLGAIDMIRGKDGKYYFLEVNPQGEWGMLQKDLNFPIAQRIADNLIKRMKTNE from the coding sequence ATGATTCTTTGCATTACACATTCACGGGATTTTTACAATATTGATCTCTTTTTTGAATACCTTACCTCGAAAAATATTCCGTATTTCAGGCTGAATTCTGATAAGCTTAACCATGCTCAGAAAATCAGCATCAGCCAGAATTCTTTTGAACTCACCGATGAATCAGGAAACAGATTAAAATCTGAAGACGTAAAAAGCGTCTGGCACAGGAAATCATGGAGAATTGATACTCCCGAAGAGCTGGATGAAGAATATAAAAAGATCTTTATTCAGGAATATTCCACCCTGCGTTACAATCTTTTCACAGCATTGGAACGTGTTCCGTGGATTAATCCTTTGGAAATTGAAAACAAAATAGACGGCAATAAAATGCTACAGCTGAATATTGCTGAAAAGAACGGCCTGATTGTCCCTGAAACCCTTTTTTCAAACGATGCCGAAGCCATTACTGCATTTTTTTATACTTATTGCAGCGGAAAAATGGTGGCCAAGCTTCACGGAGTCATTTCAAAATCAATGGGCGGAGAAAATTTTCTTTCAACCCATATTATTGATGAAGATTCTCTTGAAAATATTGCAGATATCGAATACTGCCCGATGATCTTTCAGCCTTACATTGAAAAAGAATATGAGCTGAGGATTGTTTATCTTGACGGAGAATTCTTCACCGGTAAAATCAATAACAGCGAAAATACCGATTGGAGGATTGCAAAAGGAAACTACTTCTGGTCAGATTATGCTCTTCCCGAAAATATAAAGTCAGGTCTCACAGGAATGATGAAAGAAATGGGACTTTACCTCGGCGCCATAGACATGATCCGCGGAAAAGACGGAAAATATTATTTTCTAGAGGTCAATCCGCAGGGAGAGTGGGGAATGCTGCAGAAAGATCTTAATTTTCCTATTGCACAGAGAATTGCCGATAATCTTATAAAAAGAATGAAAACCAATGAATAA
- a CDS encoding MvdD family ATP-grasp ribosomal peptide maturase, whose protein sequence is MNKILIITHTGDNFSIEKVTEYIDKNECEVIRFNVDEYPLTNKLSSIFQDGKWTTILETSDKKYRLDDISAVWYRRAYNMGRGLREEIDEKFYGAAMGEIRNTLFGFLESVDVYSLGKPSVYRRLDSKEEQLKIADKIGLKIPETCVTNNPEEAKQFIIKHQNVVAKMQTGFAIYEDGVESVVFTNVVNEDKLEELDTLLYCPMQFQKKIEKKKELRVTVVGRDIFAFEIDSQQSDAAKIDWRKDGVNLIDKWIPTELPSDIEAKLLELLDVYHVDYGAIDIIVSPEDEYYFIEINAAGEFFWLDNLTEGNLISKSIADILCDKAPRRSNEVLA, encoded by the coding sequence ATGAATAAAATTTTAATAATTACCCATACCGGAGATAATTTTTCAATTGAAAAAGTAACCGAATATATCGATAAAAACGAATGCGAAGTAATTCGCTTTAATGTAGATGAATATCCATTAACCAACAAATTGTCTTCCATATTCCAGGATGGAAAATGGACAACCATTCTTGAAACCTCTGATAAAAAATACCGTCTGGACGATATTTCAGCAGTTTGGTACAGGCGTGCTTATAACATGGGACGGGGCCTGAGAGAGGAAATCGATGAGAAGTTCTACGGAGCGGCAATGGGAGAGATAAGAAATACCCTGTTCGGGTTTTTAGAATCTGTTGATGTTTATTCGCTGGGAAAACCAAGTGTTTACAGAAGGCTCGACAGTAAAGAAGAACAGCTTAAAATTGCAGATAAAATCGGACTTAAAATTCCCGAGACCTGCGTTACCAATAATCCCGAAGAAGCAAAACAGTTTATCATAAAACATCAGAATGTAGTGGCAAAAATGCAGACCGGTTTTGCCATCTATGAGGATGGCGTGGAGAGTGTGGTGTTTACCAATGTTGTTAATGAAGACAAGCTGGAGGAGTTGGATACACTTTTGTATTGTCCGATGCAGTTTCAGAAAAAAATCGAGAAGAAAAAAGAACTCCGGGTAACGGTTGTCGGAAGAGATATTTTTGCTTTTGAAATAGATTCCCAGCAGTCGGATGCCGCAAAAATCGACTGGAGAAAAGACGGGGTCAACCTTATCGATAAATGGATTCCTACGGAGCTGCCTTCTGATATTGAAGCAAAACTGCTGGAGCTTCTGGACGTATATCATGTAGACTATGGCGCAATTGACATTATTGTTTCTCCGGAAGACGAATACTATTTTATCGAAATCAATGCGGCAGGAGAGTTTTTCTGGCTGGATAACCTCACGGAAGGAAACCTGATCTCAAAAAGCATTGCCGATATTTTGTGCGATAAAGCCCCAAGAAGAAGCAATGAAGTTTTGGCATAG
- a CDS encoding NAD-dependent epimerase/dehydratase family protein — protein MVFVTGATGILGRVIVLELLKKGRNVRAAKRATSNLDEVKHSYSFYTENPDDFFNKIEWVNVDFDDIHSIQDALKGVDEVYHCAAKVGFNPDDAKEMYHTNVKGTQNLLYACENSEVKKFLHVSSVAVLDIDNENGELDEDSDFNPKDDHSAYAISKHLAEMEVWRASAEGLNVVIINPGMIIGSGNWGKSSGDIFPTMEKNSFTFSGGTSYADVRDVAEISVQLMEKSIFGERFIIISENKRYAELARQIRKELGLKEAKVLSKFQLTMGIVANMLFGWLIPQLKMVTKSNVEAISQMKTISHKKVKERLNYTFIPLEETIDFHLKNYINDKKAKQ, from the coding sequence ATGGTTTTTGTAACGGGTGCTACCGGAATTCTCGGCAGGGTAATCGTTTTGGAGCTTCTTAAAAAAGGAAGAAACGTTCGGGCTGCGAAGAGAGCGACAAGCAATTTAGACGAAGTAAAGCATTCCTATTCATTTTATACGGAAAATCCCGACGATTTTTTCAATAAGATAGAATGGGTAAATGTCGATTTTGATGATATTCATTCGATTCAGGATGCGCTGAAAGGTGTGGATGAAGTCTATCACTGTGCAGCCAAAGTCGGTTTTAATCCGGATGATGCAAAAGAAATGTATCATACCAACGTAAAAGGAACCCAAAACCTTTTATATGCCTGCGAAAATTCGGAGGTAAAGAAATTTCTACACGTAAGTTCCGTCGCCGTTCTCGATATTGACAATGAAAACGGTGAGCTTGACGAAGATTCTGATTTTAATCCCAAAGACGACCATTCCGCCTATGCCATTTCAAAACATCTTGCCGAAATGGAGGTCTGGAGAGCATCTGCAGAAGGACTCAATGTTGTAATCATAAATCCGGGAATGATCATCGGAAGCGGAAACTGGGGCAAGAGCAGCGGTGATATATTTCCTACCATGGAAAAAAATAGCTTTACTTTTTCCGGGGGAACCAGCTATGCGGATGTAAGGGATGTTGCTGAAATATCAGTTCAGCTCATGGAAAAGAGTATTTTCGGAGAACGGTTTATCATTATTTCTGAAAATAAAAGATATGCAGAACTGGCAAGACAGATCAGAAAAGAACTGGGTCTGAAAGAGGCAAAAGTACTTTCAAAATTCCAGCTTACTATGGGAATTGTGGCGAATATGCTTTTCGGATGGCTCATTCCGCAACTTAAGATGGTGACAAAATCGAATGTTGAAGCAATTTCCCAAATGAAAACCATATCCCATAAAAAAGTGAAGGAAAGGCTGAATTATACATTCATTCCGTTGGAAGAAACCATAGACTTTCACCTTAAAAATTATATTAACGATAAAAAGGCAAAACAATGA
- a CDS encoding AMP-dependent synthetase/ligase: MNLAEAIIQKNIEKHPLKSAIGFKKKKEGWKELSWKKFSEIIFKTANALKEAGIKENDKVSIYSDNSSEWMIFDLAAMSLGAVTVPIYSTNNAEQAEYIIKDSGAKIILVGDQAQYDACLEIVKKNKCSLETIIVSKKAVWIKKEFSSFYLEDFIAKSAAEAEFCPKENDDVATLIYTSGTTGTPKGVMLTHGNFIKAFDAHFKFFKFKNFEEELSLAFLPLSHVFERSWSLLCLYGGARVYFLEDPKNIANTLEEVKPTMMCAVPRFFQKIYAGVLEKAEEGSSLKKKIFGWAVKTGWETAELKRNEKHISLSLQIKQNIAEALVFSKIKNRMGGRLWFLPCGGASLSPEVTRFFESVGIHVTVGYGLTETTATLTLFPFTHFEHGTSGKPLPGVEIRIGDQDEIQARGNGIMKGYYNNPEDTQKVFTEDGWFKTGDAGKIDEKGNLIITDRLKDLMKTSNGKYIAPQQIENLLTNNNFIQQIVMIAEGRQFASALIVPNFEFLKEYLAKNNIPFTNWEEVVKNKEVNDFYKNKIKELQEHLSDFEKVKKFTLMPAEFEINTGEITPTLKVKRNVVLKKYAEIIDQMY; encoded by the coding sequence ATGAATCTTGCGGAGGCAATCATTCAAAAAAATATAGAAAAGCATCCCTTAAAATCCGCCATTGGGTTTAAAAAAAAGAAAGAAGGATGGAAAGAGCTGAGCTGGAAGAAATTCTCGGAAATTATTTTTAAAACAGCCAATGCTCTGAAAGAAGCGGGAATAAAAGAAAACGATAAAGTTTCCATCTATTCAGATAACTCCTCAGAATGGATGATTTTTGATCTGGCGGCGATGTCTCTGGGTGCAGTTACCGTGCCTATTTACTCAACTAATAATGCAGAGCAGGCAGAATATATCATTAAAGATTCCGGGGCAAAAATCATTTTGGTAGGAGATCAGGCACAGTATGATGCCTGCCTTGAAATTGTGAAAAAAAACAAATGCAGCCTCGAAACGATCATTGTTTCCAAAAAAGCAGTCTGGATCAAAAAAGAATTCAGCAGCTTCTACCTGGAAGATTTTATTGCAAAATCAGCCGCAGAAGCAGAATTCTGTCCAAAGGAAAATGACGATGTAGCAACCCTGATTTATACTTCAGGAACTACCGGTACGCCAAAAGGGGTAATGCTTACCCACGGGAATTTCATCAAAGCTTTTGATGCTCATTTTAAGTTTTTTAAATTTAAAAATTTCGAAGAGGAACTTTCGCTTGCATTTTTACCTCTAAGCCACGTTTTCGAACGCAGCTGGAGTCTTCTTTGTCTGTATGGAGGCGCAAGAGTATACTTTCTTGAAGATCCTAAAAATATTGCAAATACGCTTGAAGAGGTGAAACCTACAATGATGTGCGCTGTTCCGAGGTTTTTCCAGAAAATTTACGCAGGCGTGCTGGAAAAGGCAGAAGAAGGGTCGTCACTAAAGAAAAAAATCTTCGGCTGGGCTGTAAAAACAGGGTGGGAGACTGCCGAATTAAAACGAAATGAAAAACACATTTCTTTAAGTTTACAAATAAAACAAAACATAGCTGAAGCTCTGGTCTTCAGCAAAATTAAAAACAGAATGGGAGGAAGACTCTGGTTTCTGCCTTGTGGTGGAGCTTCCTTATCTCCGGAGGTTACCCGTTTTTTTGAGTCGGTAGGAATCCATGTTACCGTAGGGTACGGGCTCACGGAAACTACGGCTACTCTTACGCTTTTCCCTTTCACTCATTTTGAACACGGAACAAGCGGAAAACCGCTTCCCGGAGTAGAAATCCGTATCGGAGATCAGGATGAAATCCAGGCAAGAGGAAACGGAATTATGAAAGGCTATTACAACAACCCGGAAGATACCCAAAAAGTGTTCACTGAAGACGGATGGTTCAAGACCGGTGATGCCGGAAAGATCGATGAAAAAGGAAATCTTATCATCACCGACCGTCTGAAGGATCTTATGAAAACATCAAACGGCAAATATATTGCTCCGCAGCAGATCGAAAACTTGCTCACCAATAATAATTTCATCCAGCAGATTGTAATGATCGCGGAGGGCAGACAATTTGCTTCTGCACTTATTGTTCCTAATTTTGAGTTCCTGAAAGAGTACCTTGCCAAAAATAATATTCCTTTTACCAATTGGGAAGAAGTGGTGAAAAATAAAGAGGTAAACGATTTTTATAAAAATAAAATTAAAGAACTTCAGGAGCATTTGTCCGACTTTGAAAAAGTGAAAAAGTTTACTCTAATGCCCGCAGAATTTGAAATCAACACCGGAGAAATCACGCCTACGCTGAAAGTGAAGAGAAATGTGGTTCTTAAAAAATATGCGGAGATTATTGATCAGATGTACTAA
- a CDS encoding diphosphomevalonate/mevalonate 3,5-bisphosphate decarboxylase family protein — protein MTTQEFLGKKEFTIQDQTVSESCPSNIALIKYWGKYDNQIPANPSISYTLNHCKTNTSLEFIANEAFSVQTFLAGNEEPKFAAKIEKYFSKIEQYLPWILKGKYIIRTENTFPHSSGIASSASGFGAVAKCLMHLDGIFSGKASEEESLRKASFLARLGSGSACRSLYSGLVVWGECQVKESSDLFAVQYPNDEVHEIFKDFSDWVLLIHEGEKSVSSTVGHGLMNTNPYADRRFQEARENFGPMKEILASGDLHQFIKLVEHEALTLHAMMMMSDPAFILMKTGTLEVINKIWDFRKETGLPLFFTLDAGANVHLLFPNNGSEETIKLFIETELLQHTQKNGVVKDIMKF, from the coding sequence ATGACAACACAGGAATTTTTAGGAAAAAAAGAATTTACAATACAAGATCAGACGGTTTCAGAAAGCTGTCCGTCAAACATAGCACTGATTAAATATTGGGGCAAATATGATAATCAGATTCCTGCAAATCCGAGTATCAGCTATACATTGAATCATTGTAAAACCAATACCAGTCTGGAATTTATAGCGAATGAAGCATTTTCCGTTCAGACTTTTTTAGCGGGTAATGAAGAACCGAAATTTGCAGCAAAAATTGAAAAATATTTCAGTAAGATAGAACAATATCTTCCTTGGATTTTAAAGGGGAAATACATTATCAGAACAGAAAATACATTTCCGCACAGCTCAGGAATTGCAAGTTCGGCTTCCGGTTTTGGTGCGGTTGCAAAATGCCTGATGCATCTGGATGGAATTTTCTCTGGAAAAGCTTCGGAAGAGGAGTCATTAAGAAAAGCGTCTTTTCTGGCAAGGCTGGGAAGCGGAAGTGCATGCAGAAGTTTGTATAGCGGATTGGTGGTTTGGGGAGAATGCCAGGTGAAAGAAAGTTCTGACCTTTTTGCGGTTCAATATCCCAACGACGAAGTTCATGAGATTTTTAAAGATTTTAGTGATTGGGTATTACTGATTCATGAAGGTGAGAAAAGTGTTTCTTCAACGGTAGGACACGGCCTGATGAATACCAATCCTTACGCCGACAGAAGATTTCAGGAAGCGAGGGAAAACTTCGGTCCGATGAAGGAAATTCTTGCCAGTGGGGATCTGCATCAGTTCATTAAACTCGTGGAACATGAAGCATTAACGCTCCACGCAATGATGATGATGAGCGATCCTGCATTTATCCTCATGAAAACAGGAACGCTGGAAGTCATCAATAAAATATGGGATTTCCGGAAAGAAACCGGGTTGCCTTTATTCTTTACCCTTGACGCCGGCGCCAATGTTCACCTTCTATTTCCGAATAACGGTTCCGAAGAAACAATAAAATTATTCATTGAAACGGAATTGCTGCAGCATACGCAGAAGAACGGAGTGGTAAAAGACATAATGAAATTTTAA